In one Musa acuminata AAA Group cultivar baxijiao chromosome BXJ2-5, Cavendish_Baxijiao_AAA, whole genome shotgun sequence genomic region, the following are encoded:
- the LOC135612939 gene encoding uncharacterized protein LOC135612939: MSLRIKAVVDKFVKELKEALDADIQDRIMKEREMQSYIEEREREVAEREAAWKAELSRREAEIARQEARLKLERENLEKEKSVLMGTASNQDNQDGALEITVSGEKYRCLRFSKAKK; this comes from the exons ATGTCGCTGCGGATAAAGGCGGTGGTCGATAAGTTCGTGAAGGAGCTGAAGGAGGCGTTGGATGCCGACATCCAGGACCGGATCATGAAGGAGAGAGAGATGCAGAGCTACATCGAGGAGCGGGAGCGCGAGGTCGCCGAGAGGGAGGCCGCTTGGAAAGCCGAGCTCTCCCGACGAGAA GCAGAGATTGCACGTCAAGAGGCAAGGCTAAAGCTGGAAAGAGAAAATCTAGAAAAAGAGAAGAGCGTGCTCATGGGCACAGCATCAAATCAAGACAACCAAGATGGTGCTCTTGAGATCACTGTCAGTGGGGAGAAGTATCGGTGCCTTCGGTTTTCAAAGGCAAAAAAATGA
- the LOC135612938 gene encoding plant intracellular Ras-group-related LRR protein 4-like, with protein MGPSLHSVDSVVEEIMRLHRSLPARPGIDEVEAAMALVHNVDKEEQGRIDAILNQNKASEVPEELFFVLQEMQKNLVYYQSKEQKREALKLLDLENIHVLFDELIQRASGCLPSSSNASSLSVPTPSVTDSKVNSKTPTSYSTSVSSAFYSEKEVGRSTDWVSKDDSFLKKPRSHVDGISSNTHLSRGLVPNSTTRQEVTSGEESGKLNLIKLASLIEVSAKKGTRDLNLQNKLMDQIDWLPDSIGKLSSLITLDLSENRIVVLPTTMGALSSLTKLDLHSNRIAQLPDSIGDLHRLLFLDLRGNQLTSLPSTFCKLVHLEELDLSSNQISSLPDAIGSLVRLKKLNVETNDIEELPHSIGNCVVLAELRADYNRLKGLPEAVGRLESLEVLSVRYNNIKGLPTTMASLSKLKELDVSFNELESIPESLCLATSLIKLNIGNNFADLQSLPRSIGNLELLEELDISNNQIRVLPDSFGMLSQLRVLHAEENPLEMPPRHITEMGAQAVVQYMAEYIAKRDIKVLPLKSKMSWAQFCFFSRPNKRKHDGSDL; from the exons ATGGGTCCGTCGTTGCATTCCGTCGACAGTGTTGTCGAAGAGATCATGAGACTCCACCGATCTCTTCCGGCAAGGCCAGGGATAGATGAGGTTGAAGCTGCGATGGCGTTGGTTCACAATGTGGACAAGGAGGAGCAGGGCCGCATCGATGCTATTCTGAACCAGAATAAGGCGTCCGAGGTCCCTGAAGAGCTCTTCTTTGTGCTGCAAGAAATGCAGAAGAACTTAGTGTACTATCAGAGCAAAGAACAGAAGAGGGAGGCTCTTAAGTTGCTTGATCTAGAGAACATCCATGTGTTGTTTGATGAGTTGATCCAGAGAGCATCCGGCTGTCTCCCTTCGAGCTCGAATGCATCATCTCTGTCGGTCCCTACACCTTCAGTTACAGATAGCAAGGTCAATTCTAAGACTCCGACAAGTTATTCAACTAGTGTTTCATCTGCGTTCTACTCAGAGAAAGAGGTTGGTAGGAGCACTGATTGGGTTTCTAAAGATGACAGTTTCCTGAAAAAGCCAAGGTCGCATGTAGATGGAATCAGTAGTAACACCCACCTGTCCAGAGGATTGGTCCCGAACTCAACAACTAGGCAAGAAGTTACTTCTG GAGAAGAAAGTGGAAAACTGAACCTCATTAAACTAGCTAGCTTGATTGAGGTCTCTGCAAAGAAAGGCACTCGTGACCTCAACCTTCAGAATAAGCTGATGGATCAAATAGATTGGTTACCTGATTCAATTGGGAAGCTCTCTTCTCTTATTACTCTTGATCTTTCAGAAAACCGAATTGTTGTCTTGCCTACTACAATGGGTGCTCTTTCTTCATTAACAAAATTGGACCTTCATTCAAATAGGATTGCTCAGCTTCCTGATTCTATTGGAGATCTCCACCGTCTGCTGTTTCTAGATCTGAGGGGGAATCAATTAACATCATTGCCATCTACATTTTGTAAATTAGTTCATCTTGAGGAACTTGACTTGAGCTCAAACCAGATTTCCTCACTGCCAGATGCAATTGGGAGTCTTGTACGGTTGAAGAAACTGAATGTCGAAACAAATGATATTGAGGAGCTGCCACACAGTATTGGTAATTGTGTTGTGCTTGCTGAGCTTCGAGCAGATTATAATCGTTTGAAAGGCCTTCCAGAAGCCGTTGGAAGACTAGAATCTTTGGAGGTTCTCTCTGTTCGCTACAACAATATCAAAGGACTTCCAACTACAATGGCATCTTTATCAAAGTTGAAGGAGCTTGATGTTAGTTTTAATGAGCTTGAGTCAATTCCTGAGAGCTTGTGCCTTGCAACTTCTCTGATCAAGCTAAACATAGGAAATAATTTTGCCGATTTACAATCTCTCCCACGCTCGATTGGCAATCTTGAGTTGCTTGAGGAATTAGACATCAGCAACAACCAGATTAGGGTCCTTCCTGACTCTTTTGGGATGTTGTCACAGCTTCGTGTGCTTCATGCAGAAGAGAACCCCTTGGAAATGCCTCCAAGACATATAACTGAAATGGGTGCACAA GCTGTTGTGCAGTACATGGCTGAATATATTGCAAAAAGGGATATTAAGGTACTACCTTTAAAGTCTAAGATGAGCTGGGCTCAGTTCTGCTTTTTTTCAAGGCCTAACAAAAGAAAGCATGATGGCTCTGACCTGTAA